The Novosphingobium kaempferiae genome includes a window with the following:
- a CDS encoding TIGR00266 family protein, with the protein MANSPWSHSRSSALSDDVDFEIKGQELQFVEIELDPGESAVAEAGAMVWKDSSIDMTTVFGDGSADQGGGFMGKLLGAGKRLVTGESLFTTVFTHRGSGKARVSFAAPVPGAILPIKLDEVGGRLICQKDAFLCAARGVSIGIHFQQRIMTGLFGGEGFIMQKLEGDGWVFVQMGGTVIERELRHGEELHVDTGCVAAFQPSVEFDVVRAGSVKSMIFGGEGVFFARLRGPGKVWIQSLPFSRLAGRMLAAAGSTGGQSRGEGSLLGSLGNLIDGD; encoded by the coding sequence ATGGCCAACAGCCCCTGGAGCCACAGCCGCAGTTCCGCGCTTTCTGACGACGTAGACTTCGAGATCAAGGGCCAGGAACTGCAGTTCGTCGAAATCGAACTCGATCCCGGCGAAAGCGCCGTGGCCGAAGCCGGGGCGATGGTCTGGAAGGATTCGTCCATCGACATGACCACCGTGTTCGGCGACGGCTCGGCCGATCAGGGCGGCGGCTTCATGGGCAAGCTGCTCGGCGCGGGCAAGCGACTCGTGACCGGCGAGAGCCTGTTCACCACCGTCTTCACCCATCGCGGCTCCGGCAAGGCGCGCGTCTCGTTCGCGGCGCCGGTGCCCGGCGCGATCCTGCCGATCAAGCTGGACGAAGTGGGCGGGCGGCTGATCTGCCAGAAGGACGCCTTCCTGTGCGCGGCTCGCGGCGTCTCCATCGGCATCCACTTCCAGCAGCGCATCATGACCGGCCTGTTCGGCGGCGAAGGCTTCATCATGCAGAAGCTGGAGGGCGACGGCTGGGTCTTCGTCCAGATGGGCGGCACCGTGATCGAGCGCGAGCTTCGCCATGGCGAGGAACTCCACGTCGACACCGGCTGCGTCGCCGCGTTCCAGCCCAGCGTCGAGTTCGACGTGGTGCGCGCAGGCTCGGTCAAGTCGATGATCTTCGGCGGCGAAGGCGTGTTCTTCGCCCGACTGCGCGGCCCCGGTAAGGTGTGGATCCAGTCCCTCCCCTTCTCGCGCCTCGCCGGACGGATGCTGGCCGCGGCAGGCTCGACCGGCGGCCAGAGCCGCGGCGAGGGATCGCTGCTGGGCTCGCTCGGCAACCTGATCGACGGGGATTGA
- a CDS encoding putative bifunctional diguanylate cyclase/phosphodiesterase, producing MPLGAVLGLSDPADSDWARLRGLQYATLRRAVGARLSTQAAGALATAMLLIGRIHPGIVLSWVLVVALTQWHACRVDRIVASAPNNRIGREDVRRQTVGAVLAALAWALPLWAFGPFVGAQTLVKLWTVLAMLMAASVILLPAVPMATLVFSGVVGLSAIAWFLFAGSFDMAAIALLFLGIVAMGAVEGARRYLSGQIAEAGIVEKDEVVSLLLREFEEGEADWLWQTDTSRRIRSVSPRFAFALGRDAGEVEGQPLLQLIAGSAWESGQFPTSLHELAERLKHREHFANLLVRVMIRGDARWWELSGTPRFDANGVFEGYRGVGSDVTQARENSDKIAWLARYDTLTGLPNRTMLTETLGSALQHAAEWRSRCAFLMIDLDRFKAVNDTLGHHVGDQLLARVSERLKEQMTENELCGRLGGDEFAVVIRDASDAGHVDRVAKRVIDRLSQPYEVDHHTLFVGASIGSAVGPRDGSTVEKIMRNADLALYRSKDGGGNLHRTYEPALHAHAEERRKLEAALRRAVEREELNLVFQPVVDAGSEAVVSFEALLRWQSAEHGAVSPAKFVPLAEDTRLIIPIGEWVLRAACKEAMHWPSHIRVAVNVSGEQLLDANFAASVVGALSGSGLPANRLEIEVTESIFLRDATQARAALEQVMALGCAIALDDFGTGYSSLGYLRKMRFSTIKVDRSFVQGAATGNAESLAIIRAVVAMADSLGMSTTAEGAETEKEVRVIRELGCRKIQGFYFGRPLIAKDAEALFRNRSMSDAERGLILTSKARSHH from the coding sequence TTGCCCCTCGGGGCCGTGCTCGGCCTGTCGGATCCTGCCGACAGCGACTGGGCACGGCTACGGGGCTTGCAGTACGCAACGCTGCGGCGGGCCGTTGGAGCGCGTCTCTCGACACAGGCAGCCGGAGCACTCGCCACGGCGATGCTGCTGATCGGGCGCATCCATCCCGGAATCGTCCTGTCATGGGTGCTGGTCGTCGCCCTCACCCAGTGGCACGCATGCCGCGTCGATCGCATCGTCGCCAGCGCGCCGAACAATCGCATCGGCCGCGAGGACGTGCGCCGCCAGACCGTCGGCGCGGTGCTTGCCGCGCTTGCGTGGGCCTTGCCTCTCTGGGCCTTCGGGCCATTCGTTGGCGCACAGACCCTTGTGAAGCTGTGGACGGTGCTGGCCATGCTGATGGCGGCGTCGGTCATCCTGCTGCCTGCCGTACCGATGGCGACGCTGGTGTTCTCCGGCGTGGTCGGCCTTTCGGCGATCGCGTGGTTCCTGTTTGCGGGCAGCTTCGACATGGCGGCCATTGCGCTGCTGTTCCTCGGCATCGTCGCCATGGGCGCGGTCGAGGGCGCACGGCGCTACCTTTCCGGGCAGATCGCCGAGGCCGGTATCGTCGAGAAGGACGAAGTCGTCTCCCTCCTCCTGCGCGAATTCGAGGAAGGCGAGGCCGACTGGCTTTGGCAGACAGACACCTCGCGCCGCATCCGTTCCGTCTCGCCGCGCTTCGCCTTCGCGCTGGGACGCGATGCCGGCGAGGTCGAGGGGCAACCACTGCTCCAGCTCATCGCCGGCTCGGCATGGGAAAGCGGTCAGTTCCCCACCAGCCTCCACGAACTCGCCGAACGCCTCAAGCATCGCGAGCATTTCGCCAACCTGCTGGTGCGGGTGATGATCCGCGGCGATGCGCGCTGGTGGGAGCTTTCGGGCACGCCGCGCTTCGACGCCAACGGCGTGTTCGAGGGCTATCGCGGCGTCGGCTCGGACGTGACGCAGGCGCGCGAGAATTCGGACAAGATCGCCTGGCTGGCGCGCTACGACACCCTGACCGGCCTGCCCAACCGCACGATGCTGACCGAGACGCTCGGCAGCGCCCTGCAACATGCCGCCGAATGGCGCAGCCGCTGCGCCTTCCTGATGATCGACCTCGACCGGTTCAAGGCGGTCAACGACACGCTCGGCCACCATGTCGGCGACCAGCTCCTTGCCCGTGTGTCGGAGCGCCTCAAGGAGCAGATGACCGAGAACGAGCTGTGCGGACGCCTCGGCGGGGACGAGTTCGCGGTGGTCATCCGCGACGCCTCCGACGCCGGGCACGTCGATCGCGTGGCGAAGCGCGTGATCGACCGGCTTTCGCAGCCCTACGAGGTCGATCACCATACGCTGTTCGTCGGCGCCTCGATCGGCTCCGCGGTCGGTCCGCGTGACGGATCGACGGTCGAGAAGATCATGCGCAACGCCGACCTCGCGCTCTACCGATCCAAGGACGGCGGCGGCAACCTGCACCGCACTTACGAGCCTGCGCTACACGCCCATGCCGAGGAGCGCCGCAAGCTGGAAGCCGCGCTGCGCCGCGCGGTGGAGCGCGAGGAACTGAACCTCGTCTTCCAGCCCGTGGTCGATGCCGGTTCCGAGGCGGTCGTCAGCTTCGAGGCGCTGCTGCGCTGGCAGAGCGCGGAACATGGCGCGGTCAGCCCCGCCAAGTTCGTACCGCTGGCCGAGGACACGCGCCTCATCATTCCCATCGGCGAATGGGTGCTGCGCGCCGCCTGCAAGGAGGCGATGCACTGGCCGAGCCATATACGCGTCGCCGTCAACGTCTCGGGCGAGCAATTGCTGGACGCCAACTTCGCCGCCAGCGTGGTCGGCGCGCTGTCGGGGAGCGGCCTGCCCGCGAACCGGCTGGAGATCGAGGTCACCGAAAGCATCTTCCTGCGCGACGCGACGCAGGCCCGCGCCGCGCTGGAGCAGGTCATGGCGCTCGGCTGCGCGATCGCACTCGACGACTTCGGGACGGGCTATTCCTCGCTCGGCTATCTGCGCAAGATGCGCTTCTCGACCATCAAGGTGGACCGCTCGTTCGTGCAGGGCGCGGCGACCGGGAATGCGGAAAGCCTCGCGATCATCCGCGCCGTGGTGGCCATGGCAGACAGCCTCGGCATGTCGACCACCGCCGAGGGCGCGGAGACCGAGAAGGAAGTCCGGGTCATCCGCGAGCTCGGCTGCCGCAAGATCCAGGGCTTCTACTTCGGCCGCCCGCTGATCGCCAAGGACGCCGAGGCGCTGTTCCGCAACCGCTCCATGAGCGACGCCGAGCGCGGCCTGATCCTCACATCGAAGGCGCGTAGCCACCATTGA
- a CDS encoding SDR family NAD(P)-dependent oxidoreductase, giving the protein MSEQDLLDLGGQIAVVTGAGQNAGRGIALELARHNAGGVAVNDFVPERAEAVAEEIRGMGVPALAVPFDVGDLDAIRAADAAIRDRLGPATILVNNAGMAGPGGSLRPTLNFWEEEPSAWDRYLRTNLYGVYNACFAFIPNMVAAKKGRIVTIVSDSGRVGEPKLAVYASAKAGAQGFVRSIAKELGRYNVTSNAVSLSSLMPDMPEEKLAEVMQGDHAKAQMARYTIRRYGKSADVAALVTFLCSDAAEWITGQTYPLNGGYAPSM; this is encoded by the coding sequence ATGAGCGAACAGGATCTTCTCGACCTTGGCGGGCAAATCGCCGTGGTCACGGGCGCGGGGCAGAATGCGGGGCGCGGGATCGCCCTCGAACTGGCGCGCCACAATGCGGGCGGCGTCGCCGTGAACGACTTCGTGCCCGAACGCGCCGAGGCGGTGGCGGAGGAGATCCGCGGGATGGGCGTGCCCGCGCTGGCGGTGCCCTTCGACGTGGGCGACCTCGACGCGATCCGTGCGGCGGATGCGGCGATCCGTGACCGGCTCGGCCCCGCGACGATCCTGGTCAACAATGCCGGGATGGCCGGGCCGGGCGGCTCGCTGCGCCCGACGCTGAACTTCTGGGAGGAGGAGCCCTCCGCCTGGGACCGATACCTGCGCACCAACCTCTATGGCGTCTACAACGCCTGCTTCGCCTTCATCCCGAACATGGTCGCGGCGAAGAAGGGGCGCATCGTCACCATCGTCTCCGATTCGGGCCGCGTGGGCGAGCCCAAGCTGGCGGTCTATGCCTCGGCCAAGGCGGGTGCGCAGGGTTTCGTGCGCTCCATCGCCAAGGAACTGGGGCGCTACAACGTGACGAGCAACGCCGTCTCGCTGTCCTCGCTGATGCCCGACATGCCCGAGGAGAAGCTGGCGGAAGTCATGCAGGGCGATCACGCCAAGGCGCAGATGGCCCGCTACACGATCCGGCGCTACGGCAAGTCCGCCGACGTGGCCGCGCTGGTGACGTTCCTGTGTTCCGACGCGGCGGAGTGGATCACCGGGCAGACCTATCCGCTCAATGGTGGCTACGCGCCTTCGATGTGA
- a CDS encoding ribbon-helix-helix domain-containing protein, whose product MTRILADLPDEDIRWLDSRAAELGKSRASVLREAVSTYKAQSEPVHGHDWIDKGFGLWKDRTDIGDAVEWQRRERAATARPWDYDYEEVRAAFPDLFDEADDREHEHYRKVMGPDAFAPRVPKPGAGDQPSS is encoded by the coding sequence ATGACCCGCATTCTCGCAGACCTTCCCGACGAGGACATTCGCTGGCTCGACTCGCGCGCTGCCGAACTCGGCAAGTCGCGCGCCTCGGTGCTGCGCGAGGCGGTTTCGACCTACAAGGCGCAGAGCGAGCCGGTTCACGGCCATGACTGGATCGACAAGGGTTTCGGCTTGTGGAAGGATCGGACGGACATCGGCGATGCCGTCGAATGGCAAAGGCGTGAGCGCGCTGCCACGGCACGGCCATGGGACTACGACTACGAGGAAGTCCGCGCCGCGTTTCCAGACCTGTTCGATGAAGCCGACGATCGCGAGCATGAGCATTACCGCAAGGTCATGGGCCCGGATGCTTTCGCTCCGCGCGTGCCGAAGCCCGGTGCCGGGGACCAGCCCTCCTCGTGA
- a CDS encoding tetratricopeptide repeat protein → MNARIASSVLVSLFLAGAAHAEPARQAQLVATNFAPATRVTDTRFDAAAHVQQGYSLLRQGKQAQAVKLFDKVIADADQRLAGDMRPRLCRDAGATAAAGTVDVDPALCEAHYGKGYALIDLGRGDLAEAELRAASQMAPGNAHFANEYAELFKSRREWQQSYDLFAGAWAAVDKSTSGPDAKVAARSLRGMGFTKAAMGQFDEAEKLYDQSLQYDPKSEIAKAELGNIARRKAIGS, encoded by the coding sequence ATGAACGCTCGAATTGCGTCTTCCGTTCTTGTTTCGCTGTTTCTTGCAGGCGCCGCGCATGCCGAACCTGCGCGTCAGGCGCAACTCGTCGCCACCAATTTCGCGCCCGCCACGCGGGTGACGGATACCCGCTTCGATGCCGCCGCGCATGTCCAGCAGGGCTACAGCCTGCTGCGGCAGGGCAAGCAGGCGCAGGCGGTGAAGCTGTTCGACAAGGTTATCGCCGACGCCGACCAGCGCCTCGCAGGCGACATGCGTCCGCGCCTGTGCCGCGATGCCGGGGCAACGGCGGCCGCGGGCACCGTGGACGTCGATCCGGCGCTGTGCGAGGCGCATTACGGCAAGGGCTACGCGCTGATCGACCTTGGTCGCGGCGATCTTGCCGAGGCCGAACTGCGCGCCGCATCGCAGATGGCACCGGGCAATGCCCACTTCGCCAACGAATACGCCGAACTCTTCAAGTCCCGCCGCGAATGGCAGCAGAGCTACGACCTGTTCGCCGGAGCCTGGGCTGCCGTCGACAAGTCCACCTCCGGTCCCGACGCGAAGGTCGCGGCGCGCTCCCTGCGCGGCATGGGCTTCACCAAGGCGGCGATGGGTCAGTTCGACGAGGCCGAGAAGCTCTACGACCAGTCGCTCCAGTACGATCCGAAGAGCGAGATCGCCAAGGCAGAGCTTGGCAACATCGCACGCCGCAAGGCGATCGGCTCCTGA
- a CDS encoding type II toxin-antitoxin system VapC family toxin translates to MTTFAFDSNIVIDALGGIPESRVEMRRAADMGGRLWISRMAWIEVMSKGDGPLLQRTEAFLSGFAIDEIDEEIATRAASLRRERPRLRSPDAIILASAIVRGRILVTRNTKDFPASMPGIRVPYSL, encoded by the coding sequence GTGACCACTTTCGCGTTCGACTCCAATATCGTGATCGATGCGCTTGGCGGCATCCCGGAATCGCGCGTCGAGATGCGGCGCGCGGCCGATATGGGCGGACGCCTTTGGATCAGCCGCATGGCCTGGATCGAGGTGATGTCCAAGGGGGACGGCCCCTTGCTCCAGCGGACCGAGGCGTTCCTGTCGGGCTTCGCGATCGACGAAATCGACGAGGAAATCGCGACGCGCGCCGCATCCCTGCGACGGGAACGCCCTCGCCTGCGCTCGCCCGACGCCATCATCCTCGCCAGCGCGATCGTGCGCGGGCGCATCCTCGTTACACGAAATACCAAGGATTTCCCGGCAAGCATGCCGGGCATCCGCGTCCCCTATTCTCTCTAG
- the glmU gene encoding bifunctional UDP-N-acetylglucosamine diphosphorylase/glucosamine-1-phosphate N-acetyltransferase GlmU has product MTSASAPLAAPLAIVVLAAGKGTRMKSDLHKVLHPIAGRPMLEHLLASAAELAPQRQVVVAGHGREQLEKALGARATIAVQEPQLGTGHAVQQAQDALAGFDGDVLILYGDVPFVSPETMRAMIARLHAEDAPAVVVLGFEPADPLQYGRVLAHDDGRIAMMVEYKDATEEQRACRLCNSGLMAVKSADLFDLLAKVGNENAQGEYYLVDIVNIATLEGCACAVIVTADADEVGGINSRGELAEAEGRWQAKRRVQAMVDGVTLIAPETVFFAWDTQLGRDVTIEPNVVFGPGVTVADNVMIHAFSHLEGATLESGVAIGPYARLRPGAVLKANSKVGNFVEMKKAVLGEGAKANHLSYIGDAVVGAGANIGAGTITCNYDGYFKHQTVIGERAFIGSNSALVAPVKIGADAIVAAGSTVTRDVADGELRLVRGEQLVKPGWADRFHDAMKKKKAEAKG; this is encoded by the coding sequence ATGACTTCTGCCAGTGCCCCCCTCGCCGCTCCTCTCGCAATCGTCGTCCTCGCCGCCGGCAAGGGCACCCGCATGAAGAGCGACCTGCACAAGGTGCTCCACCCGATCGCGGGCCGCCCGATGCTCGAACACCTGCTGGCAAGCGCCGCCGAGCTGGCGCCGCAGCGGCAGGTCGTCGTCGCGGGGCACGGTCGCGAGCAGCTGGAGAAGGCATTGGGTGCGCGGGCGACGATCGCCGTGCAGGAACCGCAGCTGGGCACCGGGCATGCGGTGCAGCAGGCGCAGGACGCGCTGGCGGGCTTCGACGGTGACGTGCTGATCCTCTACGGCGACGTGCCCTTCGTCAGCCCCGAGACGATGCGCGCCATGATTGCGCGGCTCCATGCAGAGGATGCCCCCGCCGTGGTCGTGCTCGGCTTCGAGCCCGCCGATCCACTGCAGTACGGCCGCGTCCTTGCCCACGACGACGGGCGCATCGCGATGATGGTGGAGTACAAGGACGCGACCGAGGAACAGCGCGCCTGCCGCCTGTGCAATTCGGGGCTGATGGCGGTGAAGTCCGCCGACCTGTTCGACCTCCTTGCCAAAGTCGGTAACGAGAACGCGCAGGGCGAATACTACCTCGTCGACATCGTCAATATCGCCACGCTGGAAGGCTGTGCCTGCGCCGTCATCGTCACCGCCGATGCGGACGAAGTGGGCGGCATCAACAGCCGGGGCGAACTCGCCGAAGCGGAAGGCCGCTGGCAGGCGAAGCGCCGCGTGCAGGCCATGGTCGACGGCGTGACCCTGATCGCGCCGGAGACGGTGTTCTTCGCCTGGGATACGCAACTGGGCCGTGACGTCACCATCGAGCCCAACGTCGTGTTCGGCCCCGGCGTGACAGTGGCCGACAACGTGATGATCCACGCCTTCTCGCACCTCGAAGGCGCAACGCTGGAAAGCGGCGTCGCCATCGGGCCTTACGCGCGTCTGCGCCCCGGCGCGGTGCTCAAGGCCAATTCCAAGGTCGGCAACTTCGTCGAGATGAAGAAGGCCGTGCTGGGCGAAGGGGCGAAGGCCAACCACCTCAGCTACATCGGCGATGCTGTCGTCGGCGCGGGCGCGAACATCGGCGCGGGCACCATCACCTGCAACTACGACGGCTACTTCAAGCACCAGACCGTTATCGGCGAACGCGCCTTCATCGGCTCCAACAGCGCGCTGGTGGCTCCGGTGAAGATCGGCGCGGACGCCATCGTCGCGGCGGGCAGCACGGTGACGCGCGATGTGGCCGACGGCGAACTGCGCCTCGTCCGTGGGGAACAGCTGGTCAAGCCCGGCTGGGCCGACCGCTTCCACGACGCGATGAAGAAAAAGAAGGCGGAAGCGAAGGGCTGA
- a CDS encoding SDR family NAD(P)-dependent oxidoreductase, whose translation MPGLRLPRPAPIIAADIAATLDGVTMEERTMFEEFDLTGRVALVTGGGTGIGRSTALLLASRGADVAVAGRKRPPLDAVVAEVEALGRKALAVEADVRELAPVQALVETVAGHFGRLDVLVNNAGGAHGHVGIAKMDPAKWDRDIALNLNSAMYASQAAFPYLRKVKGAIVNISSVAGMHGTQGVAAYSAAKAGVQMFTRVAAAEWGPAGVRVNAVAPGMTATEKARAGWEKTGFDADSAAHVFPLRRYGLPEEVAQLVAFLVSDAASYITGEAIAVAGGPVLGGMVKVDD comes from the coding sequence ATGCCCGGCCTGCGCTTGCCAAGGCCCGCGCCGATCATCGCCGCCGATATCGCGGCCACGCTGGACGGGGTGACGATGGAGGAGAGGACCATGTTCGAGGAATTCGACCTGACCGGCCGCGTGGCGCTGGTGACGGGAGGCGGCACCGGCATAGGCCGCTCCACCGCGCTGCTGCTGGCGAGCCGGGGCGCCGACGTTGCGGTAGCGGGACGCAAGCGCCCGCCGCTCGATGCCGTGGTCGCGGAAGTCGAGGCGCTGGGCCGCAAGGCGCTGGCGGTGGAGGCGGACGTGCGCGAACTGGCCCCGGTGCAGGCGCTGGTGGAGACGGTCGCGGGGCACTTCGGGCGGCTCGACGTGCTCGTCAACAATGCGGGCGGGGCGCATGGCCATGTCGGCATCGCGAAGATGGACCCGGCCAAGTGGGACCGCGACATCGCCTTGAACCTGAACTCTGCGATGTACGCCTCGCAGGCGGCATTTCCGTATCTGCGCAAGGTGAAGGGGGCCATCGTCAACATCTCGTCGGTGGCAGGGATGCACGGGACGCAGGGAGTGGCGGCCTATTCCGCCGCCAAGGCGGGCGTGCAGATGTTCACCCGCGTCGCCGCTGCCGAGTGGGGACCTGCGGGCGTGCGCGTCAACGCCGTGGCTCCCGGCATGACCGCCACCGAGAAAGCCCGCGCGGGCTGGGAGAAGACCGGCTTCGACGCCGACAGCGCCGCGCATGTCTTCCCGCTGCGCCGCTACGGGTTGCCGGAGGAGGTCGCTCAACTGGTGGCGTTCCTGGTCAGCGATGCGGCCAGCTACATCACCGGCGAGGCGATTGCCGTGGCAGGCGGGCCGGTGCTGGGCGGGATGGTGAAGGTGGACGATTGA
- the glmS gene encoding glutamine--fructose-6-phosphate transaminase (isomerizing), whose translation MCGIIGIVGKEDVADRLVDGLRRMEYRGYDSAGVCTLFDGQLVRRRAEGKLFNLVKELARDPAPGLTGIAHTRWATHGAPTAANAHPHATAELALVHNGIIENFKPLREALESRGRHFESQTDTEVVAHLVSEQVEAGVAPEEAVKAVLPQLRGAFALAIAFRRFPDMLIGARLGSPLVVGYGDGETYLGSDALALAPLTQKITYLEEGDWVVITRDGATIYDAENNRVERDIVTSGASAVAIEKGNFRHFMQKEIFEQPTVVAQTLRSYLRQVDQSVALPQIDFDLGAIKRITIVACGTSFYAGMVAKYWIETFARLPVDIDVASEFRYRDPVLEDGGLALFISQSGETADTLAALRHCKAAGQTIAVVVNVPTSTMAREADLLLPTHAGPEIGVASTKAFTCQLAVLAALAAHLAVKRGRMDHSEEAQVVQHLLETPASLNAALDHDEEIAAMAHLIAPARDVLYLGRGADYPLALEGALKLKEISYIHAEGYASGEMKHGPIALIDEAVPVIVLAPSGPLFEKTVSNMQEVRARGGKVVLISDAEGIAEAGDGCIATIEMPRVHPLIAPLVYAVPVQLLAYHVACVKGTDVDQPRNLAKSVTVE comes from the coding sequence ATGTGTGGCATCATCGGCATCGTCGGCAAGGAAGACGTGGCGGACCGGCTGGTCGACGGACTGCGCCGGATGGAATATCGCGGCTATGACAGCGCGGGCGTCTGCACCCTGTTCGACGGCCAGCTCGTCCGCCGCCGCGCCGAGGGCAAGCTGTTCAACCTGGTCAAGGAACTCGCCCGCGATCCCGCGCCGGGGCTGACCGGCATCGCTCACACCCGCTGGGCCACTCACGGCGCGCCGACCGCCGCCAATGCCCACCCGCACGCGACCGCAGAACTCGCGCTCGTCCACAACGGCATCATCGAGAACTTCAAGCCGCTGCGCGAAGCCCTCGAATCGCGCGGGCGCCACTTCGAAAGCCAGACCGACACCGAAGTCGTCGCCCACCTCGTCTCCGAGCAAGTCGAGGCCGGTGTCGCGCCGGAAGAGGCCGTAAAGGCGGTGCTGCCGCAGCTGCGCGGCGCCTTCGCGCTGGCCATCGCGTTCCGCCGCTTCCCCGACATGCTGATCGGCGCGCGCCTCGGCTCGCCGCTGGTGGTGGGCTACGGCGACGGCGAGACCTATCTCGGTTCGGACGCGCTGGCGCTCGCCCCGCTGACCCAGAAGATCACTTATCTGGAGGAAGGCGACTGGGTCGTCATCACCCGCGATGGCGCGACGATCTACGACGCGGAGAACAACCGCGTAGAGCGCGACATCGTCACCTCCGGCGCTTCGGCCGTGGCGATCGAGAAGGGCAATTTCCGCCACTTCATGCAGAAGGAAATCTTCGAGCAGCCGACCGTCGTCGCCCAGACGCTGCGCTCGTACCTGCGCCAAGTCGACCAGTCGGTCGCGCTGCCGCAGATCGACTTCGACCTCGGCGCGATCAAGCGCATCACCATTGTCGCATGCGGCACCAGCTTCTACGCAGGGATGGTCGCCAAGTACTGGATCGAGACCTTCGCCCGCCTGCCCGTCGACATCGACGTGGCGAGCGAGTTCCGTTACCGCGACCCCGTGCTGGAGGACGGCGGCCTTGCCCTGTTCATCTCGCAATCGGGCGAAACGGCCGACACCCTCGCCGCGCTGCGCCACTGCAAGGCGGCGGGGCAGACCATCGCCGTCGTCGTCAACGTGCCCACCAGCACCATGGCGCGCGAAGCAGACCTGCTGCTGCCCACCCACGCCGGGCCGGAGATCGGCGTCGCCTCCACCAAGGCCTTCACCTGCCAGCTTGCCGTTCTCGCCGCCCTCGCCGCGCATCTGGCGGTCAAGCGCGGGCGCATGGATCACAGCGAGGAGGCGCAGGTCGTCCAGCACCTGCTGGAGACCCCGGCAAGCCTCAACGCCGCACTGGATCACGATGAGGAAATCGCCGCCATGGCGCACCTCATCGCTCCGGCCCGCGACGTGCTCTACCTCGGTCGCGGAGCGGACTACCCGCTCGCCCTCGAAGGTGCGCTGAAGCTGAAAGAGATCAGCTACATCCACGCCGAGGGATATGCCTCGGGCGAGATGAAGCACGGCCCCATCGCGCTTATCGACGAAGCCGTGCCGGTGATCGTGCTCGCCCCCTCCGGCCCGCTGTTCGAGAAGACCGTCAGCAATATGCAGGAGGTCCGCGCGCGCGGCGGCAAGGTCGTGCTCATCTCCGACGCGGAAGGTATCGCCGAAGCGGGTGACGGTTGCATCGCCACCATCGAGATGCCGCGCGTCCATCCGCTGATCGCGCCGCTAGTCTACGCCGTTCCGGTGCAATTGCTCGCCTACCATGTCGCCTGCGTAAAAGGCACCGATGTGGACCAACCTCGCAACCTCGCGAAGAGCGTCACCGTCGAATAG